Proteins from a genomic interval of Cucumis melo cultivar AY chromosome 7, USDA_Cmelo_AY_1.0, whole genome shotgun sequence:
- the LOC103502424 gene encoding LOW QUALITY PROTEIN: uncharacterized protein LOC103502424 (The sequence of the model RefSeq protein was modified relative to this genomic sequence to represent the inferred CDS: substituted 1 base at 1 genomic stop codon): MGRWMKPEVYPLLAAMGFVTSMYVFQLTRNILINPDVRVNKAHRRMGVLENEEEGEKXSEHSLRRFLRTRPPEIMPTINRYFSQDK; the protein is encoded by the exons ATGGGACGTTGGATGAAACCAGAG GTTTATCCATTATTGGCGGCGATGGGATTTGTGACAAGTATGTACGTCTTTCAACTTACTCGAAACATTCTCATTAATCCTGACGTTCG AGTGAACAAAGCGCATCGTAGAATGGGGGTATTGGAGAACGAAGAGGAAGGAGAGAAGTAATCAGAGCATAGCCTCCGGCGGTTCCTCCGAACACGGCCACCGGAAATCATGCCAACAATTAATCGCTATTTTTCTCAAGacaaataa